The Zalophus californianus isolate mZalCal1 chromosome 6, mZalCal1.pri.v2, whole genome shotgun sequence DNA window AGAATACAACTGTTGTTGGAGAGATAGAAAAAACAGAAACGGGGAACAAGAATGAAGTAAATGCCAAATTTCCCATTAGTGACctacaagaggaagaaaagcacaaagaTTGTGATTTAGGAGATGTGAAAAAGACACAGATCCATTTTGATCCAGAAGTAGTTCAAATAAAGGCTGGAAAAGCTGAAGTAAGAAggttttatttggggggggaatattattttaaatcttatgcTCAAATTGTTAAAACATGCGTTATCGTTTATAGATTGACAGACGAATAtctgcatttattgaaagaaagcaagctgaaatcaatgaaaacaacGTCAGGGAATTTTGCAATGTTATTGATTGTAATCAAGGTAACTACTTGGAAGAAGTTAATTTTCAAAGGATTTTAAGCACAGTTTTTAGAGTTGCTctgatttttcatttgtgtttaaaaatgaataacattAAATCACAATTTATTTCACAGGTTTATTTAGAAACTAAGGCAGCAGAAATTCTATTTAATAAGACTATATTGCAAAAATGggcttcagggtgcctgggtggctcagttggttaggcggctgccttcggctcagatcatgatcccggagtcccgggaacgagtcccgcaacaggctcccttctcggcagggagtctacttctccctctgactctaccccctcttgtgctctctcgctctctctctcaaataaaaagaaaaataaaataaaaatcttcaaaaaaaatgggTTTCATTTTGGTTAGCAAAAATCTAATAAATGCAGACATAAAAGGGCTAATATTTACCACAGGTGAAGattgttttttaaggtttctttGGGAAATGAAGAAGATGAAGTATGGGTGGCAGCATTTTTCAGTCTCACTAATAAGGAGGAACTAAGTTACATAAATTTCGAGCCTGTAAGTGTACTTTTGAAATTGTATTAATATATAAGTAAACTTAGTAAAGTTAATACTCCTCAAGAGGGAGCAGTTTTCTCACTACTCCTGagctttttgaaatgttttctgtcACGATAAAAGCAGTCTATCATCAAGACTGTGGTGTCttaatgcttttttcctttttctcatagTGTATACATTTGCTGTTTTTCATCagattctccttttcctctttactTGATGCTATGGTATATTTACAGATCTGCAGATATGCTACAGAATACTGCAGAACACTGGCATAGATCTTACTCAGGCATCATAGTAATAATCAGAACAAGTAGTTCTTAGAAAAAATTATGGAGAAGAGTTCCTAATTGGAATGAACATTTTTCTTGTTGCCTCTAACATCTCTTAGCTAATTATTATGAATACAGAATTGTCAGATGAACCTAGAATTGACTCTTACATTGGTACATTGATTCtcttaataatgaaataatacaggCTCAAGTGGGTCCTAAATTCAGCCTTTTCTGCTATTAACATTATACATGCTTATCTCTAGACTTAGTATATTTTCTTGTTAGCTTTTCAGAACAGGTACAGTAGTGGCATAATCTCAGATACTACAATCCATCCAACTGCAAGCAACCCATGAGAAGGGGTTTGTTGAGGGAGTAAGCACATGTGTCACTAATGTTATTCCTCGTTCTCCCTGCTAACTCTATTATTATAAACCTCCAGGGGATAGAAATTGACAAGAATTGAAATGCTCAGCAGGATTCCTTGGCCCATTCAATCCCTTGCTGGCTCAAAACAGTGCTAGCAAGAATTGCTGTGGAGAGGGACTAGCACTCATACATTCACTATCTTCACACCATGCTGAATTTCTCACTGATGGGTCAGTTAATCTATATACTTGGAATATAACTCTGGAACGGATGatagcttctttttttaaccctTAGCCCCGTGAGATGGTAAAAAGAGAATGGAGAAGTCATGGCCCTTTAAACGTATATTGATGTgtctcaaaagaaaaaggaaagaaaaagaaaatgattctgtTTAGTATCTATATATAAAAGATGAATTTGGAATTACATTCACATAATTTGATTTGTCAGCAGAACTATAAAGGAAACttagactgaaaaaaatatgaatgtattgTAATGTGTTAGTGTATTCCTTTGATACCTGTCAGTCTGACTTAAGTATAaacaataggtttttttttttttaaattccataggggaaaaaaaaattttctttcagtatCTCTTTTaccatctattttttattataaatcaggAGAATTTTTCAGGAAATTTACTGCAATGCATGGTTTTActtaatgtcattttaaatactttataatatttgaaacatttttatattatgttagcATTATTCCAGTTTTCCCCCTGGgtttgtaatttatttgttgataacttaatttgaaaaaaaaattatacctttcaacttagaaaaaaattggaacaaatttttacaacttatttttcctaaaattgcattttttgaaaagagTGGTCTGGAAAGAGAGATAGCTTTttgttagagatttttttaaatgagcactGGAAACCTAAATAAAGTGGAAAAGTATGTGTTATTTTTGAGGTTTCAAGATCTCTTTGgagttctgaaataaaaatatgttaaatgtatAATTAATCCTTTTTATTAGATGATCCTTAATTTGATCAGTAAGTAATACTAAaatgctgaatttttttaaaaaggtttttcagGAAAAGTAATGAGTTCTATTTATTTCTATGATAAAATAAAGGGAATAATGTCTCTTTGGCTTAGAATTAAAATGCtctctataaaatataaagtattttctcCAAAGACCCAGATGGTTTGGGGGGGATAttggtatttattaaaaattaaattacgcCATTTAATGCTAAGGACTTTTCTATATGCAAATCTGAAAATTAGATAAGATTAAAGATTATAAATTTTAGAGGGGAAAGTTCACTATATTTTATCCTGTATGAGATGGTGAtttaattactattatttaaaatgataattctcTTATTAGTATGTTACTATGTATTGGAAATTTGTCAAAATCTCATACATTTAAAGTTAAGAATGTACTTAAACTTATACTCATCTAAATTCTCCTAAGAAAACAGTTGTGCAAGAACTGATGCCGTTTTTACTCCTTACCCGGGATTTAAAAGTCATGTAAAAGGTAAGTATCCACTGCATATCTTCATCATTGTCAGAAGCTTATTCTAGATTATAAGCAAAATGAAGTAGAAATCACTTCCTatctaaattttgtttattttaaaataaaataaaaagtcttggCTTTGTACTTGGCTTGATGGTCAGATggtctttataaaaagaatatgagGTACTGTTAGGGAGATAGAATTTCTGACTTTTAAGcctattaaatttatatttcaaaagttTCTTAATTTAGTTTCTAGAGTTGTGAATACATATGGACCACAGACTAGACCTGAAGGAATTCAAGGGTCAGGTCATAAACATAACAGCTTGCTCCGAGATTGTGGTAATCAGGCTGTCGAAGAACGACTACAAAATATTGAGGCTCACTTGAGATTGCAGACAGGTAAGCGGAATGCTGGTCGGTGCCCTATAAATGTACCTTTGTCAGTAGTTAAACTCCAATTTATTTAGTTACAAAATTTTCATTGAGTATCTGCCATGTACAAAACATTGTTCTGGTTGgtacaaaaatgaataagcatAGTCCTTACTCTCAGGGAATCCACAGTTCATGTGTTtatgctcttcttcctcctcttaaaCTTCTCACCAGTTTGAGACTGTTAGTAGAATGGGAATAGATTCCAAATAGGTCCTGACATTCTCAGTTTATTAAGTCACAGCTGAAAATTAATGTAATCTTTTTCCTGCCACCAATTTCATAACCACGACTGTGTCTCATTCTTCTCACCCACTGTGCTAGGTACAAAGTATTGCTAAGTGTGATCTTAGTCCTCAAGGATCTATTCAGTCAGAATAAGCATATAAATCCGTAAATGCCATAGGGGAAGtgaactgacatttattgaataatactAAGTGCCAGTCACTCTCAAAGTATTAATACATGTCAACTAACTTAATATTTAACAGTACTCTCAGTACCCTTGTGAGTTGTTGGTGCTGTTATtgtcagataaagaaactaagttCAGAGAGCTCAAGCAACATGCCCAAGGTAGTAATGACGAGTAGAAATCAAACCTCAGTCTTAACTGGCTGCAAAGCCTGAGTCTCCCTCCCCATTTAGTCACCAGATCCTGTTGATTCTGTCTTCTAATTATCTCCCAGATCTACCTACTTCTTTCTACTTCCACAGCTACTACTGTAGTTGAAGTCACTGTGTTCTCTGCCTTGGACTGATGGAAGGATATCAGCTGGTTACTTTGCCACTAGATTTCTTCCTCGAGACCAATTCTGTACCAGTGGCCAAATTGCTTTTCCTGAAGTTCTGATCTTACTGATCTTGCTACTCCCCAGCTAAAAATTCTTTCATGGTTTCCTCTTACCCTTGTATGCATACCAAActtagtatttattcatttattccacaaataggTATTAAGTTCCTACTATAAGCCAGGTGCTATTCTAGGCACTGAGAATGCATGTGAACAAAAATTctagtatataaattatatgctaCACAAGAAGAGCTACAGATAAAAGCAGCTTgaccaagagaagagaaaggagcttGAGATGGGAGGGGATTGTAATTTTAAGTAGCATGATCTACATCTATAGTTCCAGCCCCATCTCTGGGCTTCCCAACTCCCACTCATTTTGCTGTCCTAGGGCCTGCACCAAGGCTTTCTCTCCTGCCCACACTTTCCCCTCCTGATCCCAGACTGGTATGGACTCCCTTTTCATGTAGTCTCAGTAGTACCTGGTACTCCCTGCCCTCCTTTATAGCAGTTATCACAGTTGTGTGTGTTTAATATCTGTTTCCCTTGATAGATAGTAAGGTCTGCGAGAGCAAACTCATGTTCATTACCTTTGTGCTTAgtgcagtgtctggcacaaaacGGGTATTCAGGAGTTTTTAAATGAACGATTGCTCATTTCACCTTTTCAGATCATATGTAAAGTACAGTGGGTACACAAAGTTAGTGTTCACCTCTTTCAGGGGAAGTCAAGAGATGGTACCCCTGGTGAAGTGACATTTGCACCCTTGAAAGATTAGTAGGAATTTGTCAGCAGGCAGGAGCAAATTATTCCAAAAAGAGGGAACACCATCTGCAAAAAGCCCTGAGGCACACAAATCTGGTTGGGGAATTTCTGAGTCCAGTCTAGCTGGAG harbors:
- the LOC113909496 gene encoding MAP3K12-binding inhibitory protein 1 isoform X8; translation: MFYIYSSVIEQYYDLAGFQLNISAIVIPFLAKLQPLIKEENTTVVGEIEKTETGNKNEVNAKFPISDLQEEEKHKDCDLGDVKKTQIHFDPEVVQIKAGKAEIDRRISAFIERKQAEINENNVREFCNVIDCNQENSCARTDAVFTPYPGFKSHVKVSRVVNTYGPQTRPEGIQGSGHKHNSLLRDCGNQAVEERLQNIEAHLRLQTGGPVPRDIYQRIKKLEDKILELEGISPEYFQSISFSGKRRKVQPPQQNYSLAELDEKISALKQALLRKSREAESLATHHLP
- the LOC113909496 gene encoding MAP3K12-binding inhibitory protein 1 isoform X10, producing the protein MAAAAELSRSSNGDRSLERSCSPNLSQEVLCEFFRSLHSLVGQLNLRDDVVKITIDWNKLQSLSAFQPALLFSALEHHVLYLQPFLAKLQPLIKEENTTVVGEIEKTETGNKNEVNAKFPISDLQEEEKHKDCDLGDVKKTQIHFDPEVVQIKAGKAEIDRRISAFIERKQAEINENNVREFCNVIDCNQENSCARTDAVFTPYPGFKSHVKVSRVVNTYGPQTRPEGIQGSGHKHNSLLRDCGNQAVEERLQNIEAHLRLQTELFWKKKKSSTTSKLFTG
- the LOC113909496 gene encoding MAP3K12-binding inhibitory protein 1 isoform X6, whose amino-acid sequence is MAAAAELSRSSNGDRSLERSCSPNLSQEVLCEFFRSLHSLVGQPFLAKLQPLIKEENTTVVGEIEKTETGNKNEVNAKFPISDLQEEEKHKDCDLGDVKKTQIHFDPEVVQIKAGKAEIDRRISAFIERKQAEINENNVREFCNVIDCNQENSCARTDAVFTPYPGFKSHVKVSRVVNTYGPQTRPEGIQGSGHKHNSLLRDCGNQAVEERLQNIEAHLRLQTGGPVPRDIYQRIKKLEDKILELEGISPEYFQSISFSGKRRKVQPPQQNYSLAELDEKISALKQALLRKSREAESLATHHLP
- the LOC113909496 gene encoding MAP3K12-binding inhibitory protein 1 isoform X7, whose amino-acid sequence is MAAAAELSRSSNGDRSLERSCSPNLSQEPFLAKLQPLIKEENTTVVGEIEKTETGNKNEVNAKFPISDLQEEEKHKDCDLGDVKKTQIHFDPEVVQIKAGKAEIDRRISAFIERKQAEINENNVREFCNVIDCNQENSCARTDAVFTPYPGFKSHVKVSRVVNTYGPQTRPEGIQGSGHKHNSLLRDCGNQAVEERLQNIEAHLRLQTGGPVPRDIYQRIKKLEDKILELEGISPEYFQSISFSGKRRKVQPPQQNYSLAELDEKISALKQALLRKSREAESLATHHLP
- the LOC113909496 gene encoding MAP3K12-binding inhibitory protein 1 isoform X9 gives rise to the protein MAAAAELSRSSNGDRSLERSCSPNLSQEVLCEFFRSLHSLVGQLNLRDDVVKITIDWNKLQSLSAFQPALLFSALEHHVLYLQPFLAKLQPLIKEENTTVVGEIEKTETGNKNEVNAKFPISDLQEEEKHKDCDLGDVKKTQIHFDPEVVQIKAGKAEIDRRISAFIERKQAEINENNVREFCNVIDCNQENSCARTDAVFTPYPGFKSHVKVSRVVNTYGPQTRPEGIQGSGHKHNSLLRDCGNQAVEERLQNIEAHLRLQTELFWKKKKSSTTSTELFTG
- the LOC113909496 gene encoding MAP3K12-binding inhibitory protein 1 isoform X5, giving the protein MAAAAELSRSSNGDRSLERSCSPNLSQELNLRDDVVKITIDWNKLQSLSAFQPALLFSALEHHVLYLQPFLAKLQPLIKEENTTVVGEIEKTETGNKNEVNAKFPISDLQEEEKHKDCDLGDVKKTQIHFDPEVVQIKAGKAEIDRRISAFIERKQAEINENNVREFCNVIDCNQENSCARTDAVFTPYPGFKSHVKVSRVVNTYGPQTRPEGIQGSGHKHNSLLRDCGNQAVEERLQNIEAHLRLQTGGPVPRDIYQRIKKLEDKILELEGISPEYFQSISFSGKRRKVQPPQQNYSLAELDEKISALKQALLRKSREAESLATHHLP